The Ipomoea triloba cultivar NCNSP0323 chromosome 4, ASM357664v1 DNA segment ATGCTTATCATCTTAATTAAGACTAATTATTGTACTTCTCCAAAGGCCATTTCTTTTATAAGTGCATCAAAAGAATCTAGCAAAGATTGAAGGCATATTCAAATGCAATATTACCAAAAGATGAAAGGGTAATGAGATAACTAGACAAGAcgataataattagtaaatctAAACATAAAATTTGAGTCAAAATGCTAGTTTCGTGTTCAACCCATTGGGAGTTGACCTAGTAGCTTGGCCCGAGGCATAAAGCTATAGTTGAAACCCTACAAATTCCGGTCAACATATATAAAGCACAAGAACAAGTTATTTATAACGACTTGAAAATGCATACTATAGAGCTTATGAACTCCACACTTGTGTTGATAGCCCTAAAATGAAAGTCTCTTCtcaaaaattaaacatttgaaTTGGTCTGAGATGGAACTGAAAAGAATTACAATCAGAAAAGAAATAAGCAAAGGATTATCATTATCTATCAATGAAACTGATGAAGCTGGAAGGAGTTATTAGTTGCAGACGATGAGTATCTTATAATCGCCGGTTCACCTTTCAAGTAGTTGTCATCGTCGTCGGCCGCCGGTTCCTCAGCCAAAGCTTTCATTTCTCCATTGTTTCCGGCGGCGGCTTTATGCTCATCGTCAGCTCTTTCTCTTTCCACCTGCAGTCGTCTATACCTATGCAAATACGTCCTCAACGGCGGAGCGTAATCGTCGAACCCTAGGCTCCCTAAAGCCCAGCAAACATCGTCGCCGTTCAAGGTCTTGCGCTTCTCCCGGCGGCACTTCTCCGACGCCTCTCCGGTGACGAAGCCAATGAACTCCGAAACGCATTCCTGCATCGTCTCTTTAGCTTCTTTCGAGATCTTCGCATTCGCCGGCAATATCTGCTTCATAATCCGGCCCACGTTGGCGATCGGCAGCAGCCGATCTTGCTCTCTCAGCACTACTCCATCGTCGTCGCCGGGAGAAAAACTGTATTTTTGTCCTTCTCTATTATCATCCATTATTCTACTAAGAATGGAAACCCCAAATCTCGTGAGGCTCTCAAATACTGACACGTTACTATTTTGAATCTATACGCAATTAACTATGAATCCCTTTATAGATGTATGCATAATCGCTTTTATGTTTTGTGTgcctatacatatataatttcaaatcaAAACCTGTTGGTTGTTCTGAACATACCCTAACTAATTCTAATCGTAAGAGACCGTTTGTACTATACTCTAACTAATTCAGATTCGCACTGGGCCGACCCAATTAAAGAATAAAGTATTGTATATATTGATTTTCTCATACAAGGGATTCGAGCTCTCGAAGTCTCTTAAAGGAAAAGAGTGCACAGGTCATCCATATCAATCAAGCTGGTTACATCTCCAGTAGTTTGATAGTATCATTGTTATCATTCTAAACAGGAAAACATTATTATCCTAAATAGGGTTATATTGTAgtcataaaaattatattagttgattggaacaaaaaaaatacatagaaGTAAAACATTTCACAATTGATCAACCAAGATGGACGGAACAAATTGTACAGACTAATATGATATTTTGATATGAGAAAAATACTCGATGTACTCCCAAAATCTTACTCCCAATTTTTTACTCTCACttgtgtttaaatttgattggaggaaagaaaaaaaatgaatggatAAATATCATGATCTCCtactaaattgagcaatcaaAGTATGTTAAATCATAAAgagtataaaatgaaaatacaaattagaagtacatataaaattactctttaatatgaaatttataaTACACTCACTTAGTTACTAATTTCGGggtcaataaatattttttaaagttgtttGTCGTGTATGGATTGATCATGTGCTTGTACTTTATTTAGCATTGAAATGGTCCCctctttcatattttttaacattttctttgcTATAATTGGTAGCTCTTCATAGATGGGTTTACTTGTTTAAGTATGCTTTAATCatataataatgtaaatatgaaatATGTGGACGAATAAATGTCTTCCACGTGTGCTTCTGGCAGTGTGCAAGCTAAGCTACCCGacaaaacacttttttttttttttgaaacaacatAACTTATTAATTCAACAACTCATTGACAATAAAAGAAGGAGGGTATAAGTTCCACTCCTTACTCACAGACAATGAACAGGTTTGCCTAGCTAGGattaattacatattttctttctatcaactttttttttctctttctatttaaactctatttttttctccttatttaaaattttaaactttataaaccttatacctaaattcaataaattatattttcttcattatcctatattttctacgTACCTAAACtttaccaatttttttctctctcctaaactttacaatcttcctctaaaaattcaaaataatattatttttatttcattgttgctggtatattttgatttttttctatgaactttttatccctaacttctaaactttttctcctaaatacatgaacagagtaaattttttttatctatcaccgtcaacttttactatatgtttcataatattcatatgtttattcgtaatatattttttcttttttcttttgaacaacatgctattacgaatagtgaactattgttcgcaatagcaatttgaggctacaaagagaagaaccttgttgttgttagcagtctcatattgttattgcaaataatagttCTTTGCAaatagtaattatatattttttaaatattaatttctcaagaaacagtaattatattttaaatattttatttgaaaaattctataactataaattttagtgtttaatattgttatgaattgcttatgaaagtttgtaaggatgtattcaatttagaattttaatgacttttatagactttttaaaataaaaaagttgataaaagtttatgcaaattttttatacagacttttatagtcttacaaagttttaaaaagttttgaacgactctatgaaagtcaataaaagtttattaaaatctatcagtttaaaagtttttaaaaatctacaaaagtcatgattgaatacaccccctaaatGATAACCCTTTAAAATCAAAGTTCTTAAAACTTTTATTGAATCTTATAACCTCACCCTTTCATAGCTCgaaataaattttgtttaaaaatggACTCTTGGTTGTTTGGAAAGCAATTGACACAGCCTATCGATTCAACCATTATACCAAATGCACTCTTATTTGGTATGAGCAACCCTAAAACTCTAAAAGTGAAGTTTTTTTTGTCAAGTTTTTGCAAGCCAATTGGAAAAGAGAATGTgaggaaaaaaaagagagaaaaaaataat contains these protein-coding regions:
- the LOC116017624 gene encoding nuclear transcription factor Y subunit B-4; the encoded protein is MDDNREGQKYSFSPGDDDGVVLREQDRLLPIANVGRIMKQILPANAKISKEAKETMQECVSEFIGFVTGEASEKCRREKRKTLNGDDVCWALGSLGFDDYAPPLRTYLHRYRRLQVERERADDEHKAAAGNNGEMKALAEEPAADDDDNYLKGEPAIIRYSSSATNNSFQLHQFH